A window of Acidobacteriota bacterium genomic DNA:
TTTCAGAACGCGCGGATTGTAGCGTAGGAGTAAGGTTGATTCAATCGGTGGGCGATAAAGAAGGAGGGAACGTTGGCGCGCAACGCTCCCCCTATGCTGAATCCAGCTTTAGAACAGTTTCTCCTGCGGCGGCTTCGCGCCTTTCAGCCGCAGGTAGATGGTTGTCTGGCCGCGATGATGCGTTTGATGTTCGAAGCATTTCTCGAATGCGATCGCGCGCGTGGTCTCGAGCGAGCCGAAGAGTTTGATCTTCTCATCGGCTTTGGACATATCCAGTTTTTGCACGGCGGTGATGACGTAGTCGTAGCTTTCCATGACGATTTTCGCCAACGCCTCTTTGCTTTGCTTGTACTCGGCCATCTTTTCCAGGTCTTTCCCCTGATATGGATTAGCGATGCCTGCCGCCGCCGAGGCAAAGCTGAAGTTGGCCGCGCTCAGATGCAACATTTGCTCAGCAAAGCTGCGAATGTCCGGCGTCGGTTTGAAGCCAAGCCCGTCAGCAGGCATGGCATCCAGATATTCTTTGGTGTAATCACGGGCGCGCGTCCAATTGGCGACCATATGCGCGGTGTGCGGATTGGCGGCTTTCATCATCGTGCCGCCTTGCGTTTGTTGGGCGAAACAGACCAAGCCGAAGGCCAGGTTGAGGGCGAATACGCCGCTCAGGTAACGCAGGGCGATCAATCGTTGCTTCATAG
This region includes:
- a CDS encoding DinB family protein yields the protein MMKAANPHTAHMVANWTRARDYTKEYLDAMPADGLGFKPTPDIRSFAEQMLHLSAANFSFASAAAGIANPYQGKDLEKMAEYKQSKEALAKIVMESYDYVITAVQKLDMSKADEKIKLFGSLETTRAIAFEKCFEHQTHHRGQTTIYLRLKGAKPPQEKLF